The nucleotide sequence ATTTTTTGTATTATATTATATATCACGGAAAATAGATGTTTTAGAAAATTAATCCGAATCGGATTAATTAAACTTATCACGGAATTCTGCCGATAACAGTATGGTAGAATTGTCTTTACAAGGAGACTAATATGAATTTTTTAAGCAGAAAATCAAAAATTTCAAAATATTCAAAAAAGTACGGATTATTAATTACAGTACCTCTTATTGCGGCGGTATGTATACTGTCGTTCTTTTCATGCGAGGTCGGACTGGGCGCATCAGTGGATACGGCGCCTCCGTCAAATGCTATTACTTATCCTCCCAAAAATGCCGTTGTGAGGGATACCTTTGTCATTGCAGGAACATGCAGCGACGACACAAGCGTGGCATCCGTTACGGTAAGTATAAGAAATACCGGCACGAATACCTCATACGGCCCGTTTCATGCTGATTTGGCAGGCAATAAAAAATCTTGGTCGATCAGGCTCAACAAAGAAAAGCAAGACGTACCGAATCGTCCGTATGCGGGCTGGGATTATCCTGACGGAAACTACAGCGTTACCGCATATGCGACCGACGCTTCGGGTAGAAACTCCGATGTAACGGCAAGTTCTTTTACCATTGATAATACGCCGCCGATTCTTATTTTGACATCTCCTTCATCATACGGTACTACTTTTACGCCTGATAAATCGGGACGGACGATTTCGCTAACAGGCAACTATGCGGAAGATACCGGCAATAAAATCGCCGAAATGAAAGCGTGTTTTTTTAAAAAAGCTGACGGTTCGAAAATCGGCGAGATAACGCTTACAGGCATCGATCATATGGCGGAGAACAACAAATACGTTATTGCAAAGTATTCTAAAAATCCTACAACACAAGAAGACATAAAACTCCTTGAGAACTATAAAACGATATTCGGTGAAACCAATTTTAATGATTATACAAACAACGGTACGGCAAACGATGAACTCGTGTATATGACGCTGCTTCTTTCCGACGGAGCGCGTGTGTACGACGACCCTGCCAATCCAAATGGAACGGGTAATGGGAACGAAACGACGCACTACTACCTTAACACGGACGATTTCAGCACTACATTCATGAAAGACGATGCTCAATATGCGATGAGTGTCGCTGAACTCAAAGATTTTCTCAACGGCAAGTTGACAAAATATGACGCACACGTTTCGGATATTACAACAGCTTTGAACGGAGCAACATCCGCCGAATACAACGCTACGGAAACGACACTTGCCGACACGACAAAAGCGACGACGCTGTCGATAAATCCGAAAGCGAACCCGACGTTTTCTGTGGCAGGCTATGAGAAGGCTCCCCCGGGTTCGTCAGCATATAATTCGAACGGCTTCCTTTACTGTACGGATGGAGTCCCGTTCAATATCACTATTTCATCAGGACCCGACAACGTACCGATACAGTATACGGGCGACAAGGTTACGATTTACGCCGTTCCGGCCGATACGGACGGCAATTATAGTAGCAGTCATCCGTTGCCTGCCAACTGGACAACATCCACGGAACCGCCTTCTTCCCTTCCCGCAGGATGGGTTAAAATAGCGAACATTACAGGACAATCGAATAAAGCGGCGTATACAATGACGGCAAAGCCTGTCGCGCCGGAAACGTCTTACGGTTTATCACCTAACACGCTCTACCGGTTTGCCGTATGGGGCAGAGACATAAACGGCATAGCGATAGAAGACGAAATTGGCGGTCCGTACGTGTGTGTCGTAAAACCAACGGGTAATGTGCCGGAAATCAAAAACTTTAAAGCGGAAGTGAACACTTCACCTGCCGTGAACGTCGGCGGAAAGTATGTGAACAAGGCGATGGCGGGCAACACGCTTACGGTAACGGCAAAAGTTTCCGACGGTGTTTCGCTTGGTCTCACCGATGCCGCGATTCAGGCAAATATAACTGCGAAGGCAAAGCGAGGCGTGACTGACTACACCGCCTCCGACTTGACGATTACAAAAACCCCGTCCTCGGACAAAAAATCGGCCGACGTAAAATTCGAGCTTACGATTCCTTCGGATGATACAAAAGACGGAAAATGGACGTTTACTTTATCGGCAAAAAATAAAGACGGAGTTTCCTCCGATACACAGTCGATTGAGTTAACGATCGATATGACAGAACCTACATGGAAAACTGACGGTACGCCAGGCAAATTGCCGTATATTGATCCGACGCAGGCGGATAACTGGTACAACACAACAGCACTGAAGGTAAAAGCGTTCGCCGAAGACGGCGGAAGCGGTATAGATAAACTGCAATATAAATTGAGCAACTCATCCAATTGGAATGATGTCGGCAACGGCAATTTTGCATTTTCATGTGACAGCTCATTGAACGGAACTCTTACCGTGTCGGCGCTGGATAAGGCGGGAAACAAAGCTGAACAGGTAATTAGGGTAAAAATCGATACGGTGCCTCCCAATACCTGTGCGCTTACCGGAGTGGACGGCGGTGCGGCCGTTGACGTAAAACTTATAAACAATACTACTACCGGCGTAACATTTACGTTTACGGCAAGCGATGTGACCGGAGGAAGCAGGTTAAAGTCCGCCGAAGTCGTTAAAATCGGAAATACAGTACTGTCTACGGCCATTGCGTCGACGGAAAGCGGCGGTACATATACGGCGTCCATTCCGCAGGCGAGTCTTGCGGACGGTGCCGTAACGGTACGCCTTACGGACAATGCGGGAAATACGGCGGACTTTCCGCTCTTTACCTTGGTGAAGGATATTACACCGCCGACCGTCAAAATCAATACGCCGTCAGCAAGCGCGACGGTAAATAAAACGATCACCGTTTCGGGAACCGCGTTCGACAGCAGGGAAATCGCAGACAAAGTCGAAGTGCTTATTAAAACAGCCGCATCGGGTGCGAGTGAATGGACAAAATACAATGCAGAACCGCCGATTACGGACGGTATTTGGACATTTACACTCGACACGAATAACACCTCAGTGCCGACGGCGGGCGGCATCGGTACCTACGATTCTGACGGCACGGCGAACGGCAGACAGCTGACGTTTAAGATTACGGCAAAAGACGCCGCCGGAAACGTAGGCGCTGAAGAAAGAACCATAACCGTCGACCAAAATGCCGACCGGCCTGTTATTAGATTTACGAACCTGTCTCTTACCGGTATGACGGCTACAAACCCCGTCTGGTTTAAAGGCGCCGATACGATTTACGGAAGCATCACCGACGACGACGGAGAGGTACAATCATTTAAATACTTCATCGGTGATAACAGCCCCAACGATTTAGACTGGACGGATATTCCGATTTCGGGCGGATCGTGGAATTTAACGCTTCCCGACGGCCCTGCAAAGATATGGTTTAAAGTTACGGATGCAAAAGCCGGCGAATTTATTTCGGTGACGACGGCGTCAACAAACGCTCCGAAACTTACTGACGGTACGGATACGTTCGGCGAAGGAGCGCATCCGGATTCAAAGCTCTATCTTAAAGTGGATACGCACGCACCTGAAATGCGGAACGTGCAGATAAGCAGGAACGGCACGGATTGGTCGTCTGATTTTGAAAAAGTCAACGGGAAAGATCTGTTGCTCGGCGGTAAAACCGATTCCGGTGATCCTGCCAAAGGCGGCTCTGAAAAATTCTACATCAAGTTTGAGGCAAAGGATGCAAACGGTATAGACGAAGGCAATTTATTCGTTAAAGTATCCAATCTTTGGGATAACGGAACAAAGGTCCCGGAGCACACATACACGACGGCTGCCTCCGGCACGGGTAAAACTCATATCAACGTTACTTCCGGTTCGACGACGGCAGACGGATGGACACTGTACACATTCGACGCTATTCCGTGTACTACGGGAAGCGGTACCATGCAGCTGGACATTGTTGCAACCGACACGGCAGGCAACAAGTTTCCGATCTCTCGTAATGCAAAGGTTGACAATACGGCACCGGAGGTCAAATTCTCAAGTCCTACAACCGAGACAGGTTCGGGAATATCTCCGACAAAAGGCACCACGCGTGTGGCAGGCGAAATCGACGACAGTACGGCAAAGGTGTGGTTTGCCGTATCCGTGAGCGAAACGGTTTCTCCCGACAGCGACACCGCTTCGAATAATATGTACAAATATAGTAATGTGGACGGTACACAGCACGATGGAACGATTTCGTCTTTTGATCCGGACAAAACCGCGTATAAAGATGTAAAGGATATTTCATCGCGCTGGTACATTATGTTTGACGACGACATGGATACTGCGGCAACGGGTATGCACAGCTGGACGCTGAACAAGTGGCTCATTCATCTCGGCATTACAACGCAGAACGAGATTGATGGTATTCCGCCCGCCGTTAGATACGAGAAAATAACCAGACTCTATGTATGGATAAAAGCAACCGATGCACACGGCAATACGAAAGAATATAAGTTCCCGATATGGCACGATCCGCAAGGCGATCGCCCGTCTGTAACAATAGACTATCCTGCGAACAACGCAAAACTCGGCGGAACCGTCCGCCTTGCAGGAAACGCTACGGACAATAACAATCCGACCGCGGTATTCGTGCAGATACTTTCAGGCGATGCACAGATAGCGGCGGGAGCTCCGACAGCAGCAGAACTTACCAATTTGAAAAACAAAGGCTATGATATACGCCTCATGAGCGGAAGCGGAAGCGGTGGTGCCGCGTGGACAGGTGCGCCCGCTTCCGGTAAAACGGTGGCCGACTACGGTATTGTAGCTACGCTCACCGGCGGCAGCTGGAGCTTACCGATAAACGGCAACGGGGAGTTCAATCCGTCCGGCGATACTCCTAACAAGGTTAAAATTACCGCCTACGCATATGACGCTTCGCATAACAAGAGTTTGCCGAAAAGCGTTAACGTTACGTTCGATAAAAACAATCCCGTATTCGGAAGCATACAGCTCGTTAAATCGACTAATGAAAATCTCTCGACGGCTAACAGTGCGCAGCAAACTACCGCTTCAGGCGCTACTTACAGCGTTAAAGACACGTGGTATATTTACGGCAGCGTAACCGACGCCGACACGATAAAAAAACTGACGATAAAAGACAGCAGTACGACACATACGCTTATAACCGGCGGTACTGCATCTTCGAGCTCAGGCTTGTGGAATGTAACGAACACGGGCAACACGGCGACATTCAAATACAAACTTGATACCGCGAGCGGTGTAGGCGAATGCCCGATCGAAATCGAAGCGTATGATGCAACAACGCAGGAATACAACTCAAAGTATACCCTTACGATAAAATACGATAATAAAGCGCCGGTATTGCTTATGCCTTCCGAAACGGGCTACAATATCAAAGCGGACATTTCGCAGTCCGACAGCTTCTATACGTTCGGCTCAAAGGTAAAGGAAGATGCCGTTGGCGGCAAAGCACAAAGCGGCTTTAAGCGCCTCGCATTCTTTTTTATGCGCCGTATCGGCGGCAACTTTGTCTACGATCCGATGCTCGTAAAGACCGACCCGAAAAATAAACTCACTATCGGTGGTAACATCTCCTACGATTCGGGACTCTACTGGAAAGAATACAGCGGCGTATCGTGGAACAGCAGTACCCCCGAATTATTAACACTTTCTTCCAAGGACGAAAACGTGCATACGGGCGGTCTTGTGCAAGTAAATGGTGCCATATACCGCATACAATCGGTAACCGCTTCGGGCATAACGCTCGATACGGCACTTGCCGCAAATCCGGGTGCAACGGTAAAAGTTGCGCTTGCGCTCGTTGTGGATCACCTCAGTGCGGAAGGCGGTGTGTCATCCCTTGAAGCGGACGGTTATTATTCCCCCGCTCACTTGATCAACGATGACGGCGACCGCATGATCGAATCGGTTTCGAAAAGCGGTACCGAATGGACATGGGAAGCAAGTATTTGCTCGAGGAATATTCCCGACGGTCCGATAGAACTGCACTATGTAGCATTCGACGAAGCGGGCAACTACAGCGTGGGCGTTGTCGGTAACGTTGATTATACCACTTTCCAAGGTTACAGCACGGATGACAAATCTGACCCGCATCTTCAAGTAAGCGCGTACGCGTATGATAGCGCAAAACCGGCCTTTGTCAGCAACAACCGTCCGCGCATTGCAGGCGTTACGTTCGGAACCGACTACAACGGTAACGGAACAATCGATGCCGGTGAAAAGATTACGGCGTACCGCGCACCTAAAACAAAGTCTGAGTATGATGCGGATAACGGCGATAACGTACCGGGTATAAAATCGCTTACGGGATTTACCGGGGCAGGAACCGCCCCGAGCGACAAAGCGGTATACGACTTGAGCAGAATGCAGTATAAATATCCTTCCCGCAAAGCGGTAGAGCTTGCAACCGATTTAACGCTCGATTTAACGGCCGATATGACTGTCAGAGGCTACACGGAAATCACGCCCGAAATCGTCGGCGGTAACGGTGCGATTTACTATCAGTATAACCTGCCCGGAATCGGAGAAGGCGTAAATAAGACTGCGTTTATAAGTTCGGGTACAACCGACTATACGATAGCTGAAGGTACGATAGCACTGCAATTAGGCGATATTCTCAAATTAAGCGATCCGGCAGAAAGTACAAAGGATCTTGCATTTACGTTCTGGGATTCGACGGAAGGTGCTGCGGCAATTACAACAGCCGGCTGGCAAACGGGCAGACAAAAGGCGGCCTTAAACGTAAAAATGAAGTTTGCAGGTAAAACGCCGGCTACGCCGACATCGAAGATACAGCCGTTCTACTGGAATAGCGAAAGCGATAACAGTCTGTACGATAACAGTAAAGACAACGGACACCTCGAAGTTGAAAGCGGGTTACCCGCAGCCTTTAGCAGCAATACCGGCGTTATGGACGGAGATCCGAAAGTGTCGGGACAAATCGTTATGCGTGGTTCGGCACATGACGACCGCTTTATCGAAGGGCTGTATATAAGCGTGCCGGGCATGGAAAGCGTCTTTACAAGCGCTGGGCTTACTGTAACGAAACAGGTTGATTCCGTTACGTATTACAGGATAGCAAACAATGTAAGCGGAACGCTGACTGGTACGGACAAGTGGAGCAGTAACGGTTTTAAATTTGAATGTCCGACAGCCGGCCAAACGATCGGCAAAGGCGGGCACGATGTAAACTGGACATTCTCGTGGGATACGTCAAAGATAACCGGTGTTGCAAAAGCCGACGTCGAAGTGCGTGTGCTTGCGTACAACAAGGGTACTCCGACCTGTGCCTCTGCATCCACGGGTGCTCTGAGTGTTGACGGAACAACGCATTATGCAGCGGCAACATACGACACTCCCATAGGCAGCGCTCCCGATACAACGCAGACAAAGGACGGTGCGCTCACAAACCGCTACCGCATGGACGTGGTGCCGTATATTACCGGACTTACAACCGGACTTTCCAAACTCGGCGGAACAAATGCTCCCGACTTATATGCGCGAACGGCACTGGGGCACTATCCCGTTGAAGATAAAGAAACGATTACCGTACACGGGTTTAATCTTGCCGG is from Treponema denticola and encodes:
- a CDS encoding Ig-like domain-containing protein, with product MNFLSRKSKISKYSKKYGLLITVPLIAAVCILSFFSCEVGLGASVDTAPPSNAITYPPKNAVVRDTFVIAGTCSDDTSVASVTVSIRNTGTNTSYGPFHADLAGNKKSWSIRLNKEKQDVPNRPYAGWDYPDGNYSVTAYATDASGRNSDVTASSFTIDNTPPILILTSPSSYGTTFTPDKSGRTISLTGNYAEDTGNKIAEMKACFFKKADGSKIGEITLTGIDHMAENNKYVIAKYSKNPTTQEDIKLLENYKTIFGETNFNDYTNNGTANDELVYMTLLLSDGARVYDDPANPNGTGNGNETTHYYLNTDDFSTTFMKDDAQYAMSVAELKDFLNGKLTKYDAHVSDITTALNGATSAEYNATETTLADTTKATTLSINPKANPTFSVAGYEKAPPGSSAYNSNGFLYCTDGVPFNITISSGPDNVPIQYTGDKVTIYAVPADTDGNYSSSHPLPANWTTSTEPPSSLPAGWVKIANITGQSNKAAYTMTAKPVAPETSYGLSPNTLYRFAVWGRDINGIAIEDEIGGPYVCVVKPTGNVPEIKNFKAEVNTSPAVNVGGKYVNKAMAGNTLTVTAKVSDGVSLGLTDAAIQANITAKAKRGVTDYTASDLTITKTPSSDKKSADVKFELTIPSDDTKDGKWTFTLSAKNKDGVSSDTQSIELTIDMTEPTWKTDGTPGKLPYIDPTQADNWYNTTALKVKAFAEDGGSGIDKLQYKLSNSSNWNDVGNGNFAFSCDSSLNGTLTVSALDKAGNKAEQVIRVKIDTVPPNTCALTGVDGGAAVDVKLINNTTTGVTFTFTASDVTGGSRLKSAEVVKIGNTVLSTAIASTESGGTYTASIPQASLADGAVTVRLTDNAGNTADFPLFTLVKDITPPTVKINTPSASATVNKTITVSGTAFDSREIADKVEVLIKTAASGASEWTKYNAEPPITDGIWTFTLDTNNTSVPTAGGIGTYDSDGTANGRQLTFKITAKDAAGNVGAEERTITVDQNADRPVIRFTNLSLTGMTATNPVWFKGADTIYGSITDDDGEVQSFKYFIGDNSPNDLDWTDIPISGGSWNLTLPDGPAKIWFKVTDAKAGEFISVTTASTNAPKLTDGTDTFGEGAHPDSKLYLKVDTHAPEMRNVQISRNGTDWSSDFEKVNGKDLLLGGKTDSGDPAKGGSEKFYIKFEAKDANGIDEGNLFVKVSNLWDNGTKVPEHTYTTAASGTGKTHINVTSGSTTADGWTLYTFDAIPCTTGSGTMQLDIVATDTAGNKFPISRNAKVDNTAPEVKFSSPTTETGSGISPTKGTTRVAGEIDDSTAKVWFAVSVSETVSPDSDTASNNMYKYSNVDGTQHDGTISSFDPDKTAYKDVKDISSRWYIMFDDDMDTAATGMHSWTLNKWLIHLGITTQNEIDGIPPAVRYEKITRLYVWIKATDAHGNTKEYKFPIWHDPQGDRPSVTIDYPANNAKLGGTVRLAGNATDNNNPTAVFVQILSGDAQIAAGAPTAAELTNLKNKGYDIRLMSGSGSGGAAWTGAPASGKTVADYGIVATLTGGSWSLPINGNGEFNPSGDTPNKVKITAYAYDASHNKSLPKSVNVTFDKNNPVFGSIQLVKSTNENLSTANSAQQTTASGATYSVKDTWYIYGSVTDADTIKKLTIKDSSTTHTLITGGTASSSSGLWNVTNTGNTATFKYKLDTASGVGECPIEIEAYDATTQEYNSKYTLTIKYDNKAPVLLMPSETGYNIKADISQSDSFYTFGSKVKEDAVGGKAQSGFKRLAFFFMRRIGGNFVYDPMLVKTDPKNKLTIGGNISYDSGLYWKEYSGVSWNSSTPELLTLSSKDENVHTGGLVQVNGAIYRIQSVTASGITLDTALAANPGATVKVALALVVDHLSAEGGVSSLEADGYYSPAHLINDDGDRMIESVSKSGTEWTWEASICSRNIPDGPIELHYVAFDEAGNYSVGVVGNVDYTTFQGYSTDDKSDPHLQVSAYAYDSAKPAFVSNNRPRIAGVTFGTDYNGNGTIDAGEKITAYRAPKTKSEYDADNGDNVPGIKSLTGFTGAGTAPSDKAVYDLSRMQYKYPSRKAVELATDLTLDLTADMTVRGYTEITPEIVGGNGAIYYQYNLPGIGEGVNKTAFISSGTTDYTIAEGTIALQLGDILKLSDPAESTKDLAFTFWDSTEGAAAITTAGWQTGRQKAALNVKMKFAGKTPATPTSKIQPFYWNSESDNSLYDNSKDNGHLEVESGLPAAFSSNTGVMDGDPKVSGQIVMRGSAHDDRFIEGLYISVPGMESVFTSAGLTVTKQVDSVTYYRIANNVSGTLTGTDKWSSNGFKFECPTAGQTIGKGGHDVNWTFSWDTSKITGVAKADVEVRVLAYNKGTPTCASASTGALSVDGTTHYAAATYDTPIGSAPDTTQTKDGALTNRYRMDVVPYITGLTTGLSKLGGTNAPDLYARTALGHYPVEDKETITVHGFNLAGAACTVGGVNSGNLTPVTGKVNVWKLTLSANAKSGELVATVNSISAINNKNNNDKPYNRRTKIANNDKLTDDVELDVWQFNSKAAQPHRGVITEPVMRINPSNGIIGFAFANGPDYFSMSKGTGNSYTKWHQNYDDFGNVDFVYDKAGTAHGVVAGRDINSSANHAGKFTYLTSKWGPASSLSDANNYGVKPGIQHNALRLEAIGQIGDMNGSGGNILDKTRIQHPSLAAAGSGSPRLYLAYYDSLNDQIRFKAGTLTSNYKADFGQFKDQETASAITPYNQANVGIVAGKYKNGSATTDSGNNPGTYLSLGVVEGSNAANDTAVLIWFDETSQKLKYTYKKNPQIANHASQSGNGNGTWSVPVDVFDKMNVGEYCKIAVDKNGGIHIAAFDSDAADLKYAYLSSYSDTSFKRSTVDSYGITGTYISLDVAYTENGANGKPVPYIGYYSASAGRSKLAYLVDTATGVSGSAEGTDDSGYFTGKWEISVVPTASRVQQDNINVGVWKTNTATDSGVIKASVTGNSNSDTNNGTVYGNGTANPVLGYAIKQSMNGYIETAQKK